A region of Candidatus Roizmanbacteria bacterium DNA encodes the following proteins:
- a CDS encoding FtsX-like permease family protein — protein MSDILTSLRRTPYQTFAALSVLFFTLLLSGLLFISLTFLQGLLNYVETRPRIIVYFQVKAEEDQIFAARDKLEASGKTADITYVSKEKAFEIYKEFTENDPLLVEMTSAEILPASLEIDAKKPEYLPELADMLKNQPGVDEVQFQRDIINNLLNLTSNVRRVTFIFFSYLMFMSIIVLTTTLSFKIALKREEISILKLLGATNMYIRKPFIGESVFLGVLATALSNIVLIGVLILMNAFLTEYFADLGNLNMSLFGLPLQVWPFSLPFAILTLSVTAVFSLFITLISSFAATNRYL, from the coding sequence ATGAGCGATATTCTGACTTCACTTCGGAGAACACCATATCAAACATTTGCTGCACTGTCGGTACTCTTTTTTACGCTGCTTTTGTCGGGCTTATTGTTTATTTCGCTAACCTTTTTACAAGGGCTTCTTAACTATGTTGAAACTCGTCCCCGTATTATTGTTTATTTCCAGGTGAAAGCCGAAGAGGACCAGATTTTTGCTGCACGTGACAAACTGGAAGCATCCGGCAAAACAGCTGACATAACGTATGTTTCAAAGGAAAAAGCTTTTGAAATTTATAAAGAATTTACGGAAAATGATCCCCTTCTTGTTGAGATGACTTCAGCTGAAATTTTGCCTGCTTCTCTTGAAATTGATGCAAAAAAACCTGAGTATTTGCCGGAGCTTGCTGACATGCTGAAAAATCAACCCGGGGTTGATGAAGTGCAGTTCCAAAGAGATATCATAAACAATTTGCTTAACCTTACATCAAATGTGAGACGGGTCACATTTATCTTTTTCAGCTATCTCATGTTTATGTCTATCATTGTGTTGACGACTACATTGTCATTTAAAATTGCATTGAAACGTGAGGAAATCAGTATTCTGAAACTTCTCGGGGCAACGAACATGTATATCCGCAAACCGTTTATCGGTGAAAGCGTATTTTTGGGAGTGCTTGCGACAGCTCTTTCCAATATTGTGCTGATCGGCGTGTTGATTCTCATGAATGCTTTCCTTACGGAATACTTTGCGGACTTAGGGAACCTGAATATGTCTTTGTTCGGACTTCCGCTTCAGGTGTGGCCGTTCAGCCTTCCTTTTGCGATTCTGACTTTATCTGTCACGGCTGTCTTTAGTCTCTTTATTACTCTCATCTCAAGTTTCGCTGCAACAAACAGGTACCTGTAA